One Lampris incognitus isolate fLamInc1 chromosome 14, fLamInc1.hap2, whole genome shotgun sequence DNA window includes the following coding sequences:
- the LOC130123848 gene encoding EEIG family member 2-like, with amino-acid sequence MSFILTKKKKFKFKVDFDLDDLSSVPFVNGVLFCKVRLLDGGFAEVSSREPVQANCVHWKKRFSFVCKMSANAGTGVLDPCMCRVSVRKEMKGGKTFAKLGFADLNLSEFAGSGSTTRRCLLEGYDTKHTRQDNSILKVVITTQLMSGDPCFKTPPSTAMTLGIPQAESECLHEDRKGGDVHLSQSAAETIGKSASVPDDLRVYGHSRTSSYTSQQSKISGYSTNHSRSSSLTELGHRRNPSGGSVSTGIGSIQEPSEQQGDRGERESRSSPPLSGICLHLSERPSTPARTPRHPVKQNSVENQLKRVDATRVDADDIVEKILQSQDFSHSFLDSSAEEEGLRLFVGPGGSTALGSQHTRVAAGAFEQVVIKH; translated from the exons ATGTCGTTCATTCTCACCAAGAAAAAGAAATTCAAATTCAAGGTAGACTTCGACTTGGACGATCTGTCGTCGGTTCCCTTCGTCAACGGCGTCTTGTTCTGCAAAGTTCGGCTGTTAGATGGGGGCTTTGCTGAGGTGTCCTCTCG GGAACCAGTCCAAGCAAACTGTGTGCACTGGAAAAAGAGGTTCTCTTTTGTTTGTAAAATGAGTGCCAATGCTGGGACTGGTGTGCTAGACCCCTGCATGTGCCGGGTGTCTGTACGCAAG gaaatgaaaggtggaaagaCTTTTGCAAAG CTGGGCTTTGCTGACTTAAACCTGTCTGAGTTTGCTGGGTCCGGCAGCACCACGAGACGATGTCTGCTGGAGGGATATGATACCAAGCATACCAGACAGGACAATTCTATCCTCAAG GTTGTGATCACCACACAGCTCATGTCTGGAGACCCCTGTTTTAAGAC CCCCCCATCTACAGCCATGACCCTGGGGATACCGCAGGCCGAGTCGGAGTGTCTCCACGAGGACAGAAAGGGCGGGGACGTTCACTTGTCCCAATCTGCCGCCG agACCATAGGAAAGTCTGCATCTGTCCCCGATGACCTAAGAGTGTATGGCCACTCTCGGACATCCAGCTATACCAGCCAGCAGTCAAAAATCTcag GTTACAGCACAAATCACTCGCGGTCATCCAGTCTGACAGAGCTCGGCCACCGCAGAAACCCCTCCGGAGGCTCGGTGTCCACAGGCATCGGCAGCATCCAGGAACCCAGCGAGCAACAGGgcgatagaggagagagagagagcaggtcctcccctccactctccggtatctgtctccacctgtctgaaCGCCCCTCCACCCCTGCCAGGACCCCAAG ACACCCTGTAAAGCAGAACTCCGTGGAGAATCAGTTGAAAAGAGTGGACGCCACCAGGGTGGATGCTGATGACATCGTAGAAAAGATCCTACAGAGCCAGGATTTCAGCCACAGCTTTCTTGACTCGAGTGCAGAAG AAGAGGGGCTCAGATTGTTCGTTGGTCCTGGTGGAAGCACAGCCCTGGGGAGCCAACATACGAG GGTTGCAGCTGGGGCCTTCGAGCAGGTGGTGATCAAGCACTAG